The sequence TTTCGTAATCGATATTCGAAGCTAAAACCCGCACGCCGCAGTTGATGTCATAGCCCACTGCACCCGGAGAAATGATGCCATCGGGTAATCGCGACACCATCACGCCACCAATCAGCATCCCGTATCCCTGGTGAACATCGGGCATGATCGCCACATGCCCCACCAACCCCGGAAGCTGTGCGACATTAACCGCTTGCTGTAGGGACAAATCTCCCAAGGCATCCTCTAGAAGCTCGTCGTCGGCAAAGACCCAAACGGGCACGGTCATCTGGGGATGGAACGACGTGGGAATTTCCCAAATATAGTCTGAGAGGCGATTGAAATCCTGTTTAGTAATCATGGAATGAGGATCGCTAAACGTCTAATACAATTGTCGCCTCAATACCTGCGTCTGTCTGAATAATTGCTAAGTTGTGATAAGTTGCGGCTTTGATATCTTTCTTCCAATGACAGACGGGTGAACCCCTTAGTCTGACGGTGAGATCGGTAGGGGTTAGCGTTTGAATGTCGATTTGATTAAATCCTAGGTTCTCGCTGTCGTGAAAATGCAGTTTTGCAACGGCGAATGATTCCGGCGATCGCATTTGCAACGGCGGAGGATGAACCTAGGGTTAACAGTGCGCCTAAAAATAGGGAAACGCCCTGAAACGCGGGTGAATTAAACCCAGGGATGTAAGGTGCAGCAACAATACAGCCGATTGCAGATAAGAGAATGGTTGCTAGACGATTGGTCGGTCGTATCCATTCTTGATAGAACCAGGGATAGGCATCATCCCGACCCAGTTCGGTAATGACCAGCTTAGCGAATTGAATCACGTAGAAAGTGATCAGAGCAATAATCCCAATGGTGATAAAGTTTGGTAGAAATTAGACAAACGTTTTGACTAATTCACTAATTCGATAGGCAATATTGCTCAGAATAGATTTGCCAACGGCTTTAGTTGCTGGAAACTGACTCAAAATAAAAGGCAAGTAAAGATAGAAAGCGCCAATAATAAGAACTAGGCGTGTTAATCGGACAACGCCTGACAGGAGATATCCAGTTACGTTAGAGCTAAAAATACCGCTAGGGTAATGGTACTCGCGATCGCCAGGATAATTCCTTTCACCACGCTTTCAACGCTGCGATCGCTACGGTACTGCGTTATCCCCGATTGAATGAATTGAACGGCCTGGTCTGCTATTTCTTGGCGGGTTTGGTTATTGATGCTATCTGTGTCGTGCACCGTAAGAAGGACAGGATCGCCAGCCATGACAACGGTGGCACCATTTTGTTCTTCTGCCCGAATACTATCGGGGGAAATGCTGGCATCATTGGCGATCGCAATGATCCGATCATTAATAATTTCTGCTCGCTCTTTAGCAGAGACAACCCCTGGAATCCCTCGCCTCACCTGAAGCAGTGTGTTGCCGTCTAGGACGATTGGATAACCATCTACTTCATTGCCCTCTTTATTCACGATCTGGGTGGTTGGCGCATTTTCCTGGGCAACGGGAGTACTCTCCTGAGCATGAACCGGATGCAGGGCGATCGCCAAACAGAAGATAGTGATCCCTAAAATTAACCAGGTTCGCAACCGTCGATTACAGAACCGAAACCATTGAAGAAGGGCATGCATAGTCTGTAGAACACGTAATTATGAGTTCTAAGAGCATAGTGCTCTTTAACAAGAAAGCGATCGCCTTGGCAAAAACTGTAACCAAAGGCGATCGCGCTTTTAGAGATTAAACCGCGTTCGATAGACTGTTGATGGAGCGTTAATGGCTCAGTAGACTACTCAACCGTAACTTCAATCACAGGATTTTCATTGACAGCGACATCAGATGTCTTCCGGCTGCGGCCTGCTAGGAACTCGCTCATCAGTTGGGAAACTTCTGCGACTAGGAGCGTGACCACAACACTATCGTCAATCCAACCAATCACTGGGATGAAGTCTGGCGAAATATCTAGGGGGCTGAAGAGATATACTAACGTTCCGGCAATGATGACCCAGCGATACTTGCTGTTGCGAATGGACATTTTGTACCAGTTGTAGAACGATTGTGCCAGGTTCTTCATGACTCTACCTCGGTCGGCTTACATCATTTATAGTGTCAGTTTCTTTCGGCATCGCATAGTGTAGATAGTCCCCCCAAAAAAGTGGGGTTCTTCCCCCCATGCCCTCCGAAATAGAGATCAGTAATCATGAAGGGATAGACGCCTTGCCGCCAACGTTCCCTCATCTTGGAGTCAAATACTCTACGTAGATCAAAAAAATATTTGTATCTGGAGATACGGCTTAATATTTTCTTAAAAATTGTAATCGCAACTACAACGATCGACCAGGAAAGAGTGTTCATTGATGCGAGTAATCTTTTTGCCTAGGTACATTCACTTGTGAACGATTCAGTCATGATACACAAGCGTTTATGGTTTCGCGCGAAGTCATTGCGATTTGCAGGTGTGGCAATGGTCATCGCTACCCTGATCTGGGCTGCCAATACGCTGACCCATGCAATCCCGGTTGCCGCGCAGGACAATGTTTACGAAGTCTTATCTACGCCCGATCATGTGATCTGGGGTGAACTGTTCAAGCCCGATAGCGAGCCGATTTTGCGGGTTCAGTCGGGCGATCGCATTCGAATGCAAACGATTTCCCACGAGGGAATTTTGCCCGATCAAGGCGACACAATTGAATTTCTAACCAAAGGTGGGATTGCCAAAGACGATATTTTGGCTGATCAGCTCACGGTTAAAACGAAGCCGGATGCGTTGTTGTACGGTAGTGCCGCCATTGATTTTGAGGTTTCTCAGGTCGTGGATATCGTCAAAGGTATTCATGGGGGGATTCCCAAGGAATCCTTTGCAGCGTTGAAGGCCGAGTAGGTCGCATTGGCGATCGCTTCAACTCCCTAAGTGAGGTCTGCAGGGAACATTATTCCTTGCAGAGCTTCTTTTCACTCAAGGTCGCTCAGACCTAATCTAGGATGAGGGTACGCCTTTTCCTATAATCGATTAACGTGCGTACGGCTAAGCTAGAGTAATGCTGAATTTATTTCATCAACAAGATTGTGAATGTTGCGACCCTAGGGGCACCCTCAGCGAGGCGATCGCCCTGGATGTCCAGTCTAACAAAACCCGTCGGTTGAGCATTGCGCTGG comes from Synechococcales cyanobacterium T60_A2020_003 and encodes:
- a CDS encoding DUF1232 domain-containing protein, which translates into the protein MKNLAQSFYNWYKMSIRNSKYRWVIIAGTLVYLFSPLDISPDFIPVIGWIDDSVVVTLLVAEVSQLMSEFLAGRSRKTSDVAVNENPVIEVTVE
- a CDS encoding archease, which produces MRSPESFAVAKLHFHDSENLGFNQIDIQTLTPTDLTVRLRGSPVCHWKKDIKAATYHNLAIIQTDAGIEATIVLDV